TCCACAGCTCATCCCCTAACTTTTCAACGTTAGTGGGTTCGGACCTCCAGTACGTGTTACCGCACCTTCATCCTGGCCATGGATAGATCACCTGGTTTCGGGTCTACGCCCAGCAACTGAACGCCCTATTCGGACTCGCTTTCGCTACGCCTGCCCTATACGGTTAAGCTTGCTACTGAACGTAAGTCGCTGACCCATTATACAAAAGGTACGCCGTCACCCCTTACGAGGCTCCGACTGTTTGTATGCATGCGGTTTCAGGATCTATTTCACTCCCCTCCCGGGGTTCTTTTCGCCTTTCCCTCACGGTACTGGTTCACTATCGGTCGATCACGAGTATTTAGCCTTGGAGGATGGTCCCCCCATCTTCAGACAGGATTTCACGTGTCCCGCCCTACTTGTCGCACACCTAGTTCTTTCATACTGTTTTCGCCTACAGGGCTATCACCTGCTATGGCCGCACTTTCCAGAGCGTTCGGCTAACAATACAAATAAAGAGTGCAAGGCTCATCCCATTTCGCTCGCCACTACTTTGGGAATCTCGGTTGATTTCTTTTCCTGCGGTTACTTAGATGTTTCAGTTCACCGCGTTCGCTTCACATGGCCTATGTATTCAGCCATGGATACTCCAAAAGGAGTGGGTTTCCCCATTCGGACATCTACGGATCAAAGCTTGTTTGCCAGCTCCCCGTAGCTTTTCGCAGGCTACCGCGTCCTTCATCGCCTGTGATCGCCAAGGCATCCACCACATGCACTTGTTCGCTTGACCCTATAACGAGTCTGTCTCATCGACAGTCGTTACAGGTTGAGTTCTCGCGTTGTGCCGTATTCCAATTGAGCCGAACATGAAGTTCGAATCATCTTGAGATACATCGATACAATCACAACCCGGATAGTTTCCACGTCCATCTCAAAGACGCTTCCGCTATCCAAATTACTTACTTCTTCCAGATTGTTAAAGAACGACAGCCGATATGGTGTTACTCATATCACTCTGACTGGCTCAATCGCCAATGCAAAATTCTCGGTTCAGTGTCTGAACCAAGCCCTTAGCGTTGGTGATTGGTGGAGGCAGACGGGATCGAACCGACGACCCCCTGCTTGCAAAGCAGGTGCTCTCCCAGCTGAGCTATGCCCCCATGAGTACAGATGCCTCAGGTGTTCTACCGCCAGACAATGGTGGGTCTGGTTGGATTCGAACCAACGACCCCCGCCTTATCAAGACGGTGCTCTAACCGACTGAGCTACAGACCCCTGAGTCTGTCTTTAAATTACAGCCGATAAGCGTGAGCGCTCAACTTTGCGAGAAGCTCTGGAAAGGAGGTGATCCAGCCGCACCTTCCGATACGGCTACCTTGTTACGACTTCACCCCAGTCATGAATCCTACCGTGGTGACCGTCCTCCTTGCGGTTAGACTAGCCACTTCTGGTAAAACCCACTCCCATGGTGTGACGGGCGGTGTGTACAAGACCCGGGAACGTATTCACCGCGGCATGCTGATCCGCGATTACTAGCGATTCCAGCTTCATGCACTCGAGTTGCAGAGTGCAATCCGGACTACGATCGGTTTTCTGGGATTAGCTCCCCCTCGCGGGTTGGCAACCCTCTGTTCCGACCATTGTATGACGTGTGAAGCCCTACCCATAAGGGCCATGAGGACTTGACGTCATCCCCACCTTCCTCCGGTTTGTCACCGGCAGTCTCCTTAGAGTGCTCTTGCGTAGCAACTAAGGACAAGGGTTGCGCTCGTTGCGGGACTTAACCCAACATCTCACGACACGAGCTGACGACAGCCATGCAGCACCTGTGCGCCGGTTCTCTTTCGAGCACTCCCGCCTCTCAGCAGGATTCCGACCATGTCAAGGGTAGGTAAGGTTTTTCGCGTTGCATCGAATTAATCCACATCATCCACCGCTTGTGCGGGTCCCCGTCAATTCCTTTGAGTTTTAATCTTGCGACCGTACTCCCCAGGCGGTCAACTTCACGCGTTAGCTACGTTACTAAGGAAATGAATCCCCAACAACTAGTTGACATCGTTTAGGGCGTGGACTACCAGGGTATCTAATCCTGTTTGCTCCCCACGCTTTCGTGCATGAGCGTCAGTATTGGCCCAGGGGGCTGCCTTCGCCATCGGTATTCCTCCACATCTCTACGCATTTCACTGCTACACGTGGAATTCTACCCCCCTCTGCCATACTCTAGCCTGCCAGTCACCAATGCAGTTCCCAGGTTGAGCCCGGGGATTTCACATCGGTCTTAGCAAACCGCCTGCGCACGCTTTACGCCCAGTAATTCCGATTAACGCTTGCACCCTACGTATTACCGCGGCTGCTGGCACGTAGTTAGCCGGTGCTTATTCTTCCGGTACCGTCATCCCCCGGCCATATTAGGACCAAGGATTTCTTTCCGGACAAAAGTGCTTTACAACCCGAAGGCCTTCTTCACACACGCGGCATTGCTGGATCAGGCTTTCGCCCATTGTCCAAAATTCCCCACTGCTGCCTCCCGTAGGAGTCTGGGCCGTGTCTCAGTCCCAGTGTGGCTGGTCGTCCTCTCAGACCAGCTACTGATCGTCGCCTTGGTAGGCCTTTACCCCACCAACTAGCTAATCAGCCATCGGCCAACCCTATAGCGCGAGGCCCGAAGGTCCCCCGCTTTCATCCGTGGATCGTATGCGGTATTAATCCGGCTTTCGCCGGGCTATCCCCCACTACAGGACATGTTCCGATGTATTACTCACCCGTTCGCCACTCGCCACCAGGTGCAAGCACCCGTGCTGCCGTTCGACTTGCATGTGTAAGGCATGCCGCCAGCGTTCAATCTGAGCCAGGATCAAACTCTTCAGTTTAAACCTGTTACTGTTTTCGGTTCGGTTAAGAACCGGTCGCTCACTCAAAGCTGACAGGTATATGAATCACTTCATAAACCTGACTTACTTTAGTGTGAGACTCTTGATACTTTCGCTATCTGATCCGAGGATCAGCTCGCGGCCATCAAGCGCCCACACTTATCGGCTGTTAATTTTTAAAGAGCATTTCTGCGAGAAACCTGAAGTTTCTCAGCAGCGCTGCGTTTTCAGCAGCAGAGAAGCGAGATTATGAACCGTCTTTTTCGGTTCGTCAACAACTTTTTAACTGCTTCGTTGCGACGACCGGGGTTCAACTTCGTGTGCGCCGGGGCGCTCTACAGCCAACCCATCGCACCGCTTCCCTTCTTCCCTCGCGCCGCGTTGCCGTTAGCGCGAAAGAGGCGTGATTCTATGCAGCTCGCGGCCATCGCGCAAGGGGTTTGATGGATTTTTCTTCATCCCCGCCGATACAGCCTTCCAGCCATGCCGGAGCACGGGACCGCTTATGGCGCAAGAACGGACTAGAATATGAGGTTCTTCGCCTCTTTCTATACGTATTTAATATGCGCCAGCGAATCGCCAAACGTCTCCCCCCCGACGCCGACAAACTGGTCGGCCTGTCGCTTGCGCTCTTCGCCTCTGGCAGCCGCATCGAGGATCGCTTCTGGGAAGCAAAGCTCGACGCGCTACTCGCCAAGATTGTCCGCAACGGCAACCAGACCACGCTCGACGCGGCACTCGACCATCTGCAGCAGAACCACCCCGATGCCTACGGTGCGCTCGCCGACATGGCAGAGACTCATAGTGAATCGATGGTGATCGAGCACGACGGCCAACCGTACGACGCGCTGCTGGTCGCCGTTCCCGTTCTCGCCTGGACGCGCTACATGATTCCGTCAGGCCCGCTGAAAGGCGACGTCGCCGATGCATTGCGCACGCACCTGCAGGCGCATGTGCTCGCCAGCGGTACGCTGGTCGGGCTGGCCCCGTTCCTGTACAGCATCGACCAGTTGCCGCGCCACCACGTCGAAACCTACCGGCTCGCCCAGCAACTCGCACACGCGGCACTCGGCCAGCACGCCGCCAAGCTCGGCTTCGGCGACCTGCCCGAAACTTCACCGATCCTGGCCGACCCGCGCTTCCTGCTCGCCGTCGTCGCCGCACCTGCCGGCGCACCGCTCTTCCGCTGGCAGGAAGAGGAGCACGGCAACCGGATCGAGCGCGGTCAGTGTCTCGAGCAGTGGGCCGCCCAAGGCGGTCCGAATCTGTCGGTCGCCCTCCCGGGTTGCGAGTTCGAATGCCTGCTTCCGGACGCGTACTATTCGGCCTGCCGTGATGCGGACGAACGCATCCGTCCGCACACAGTCCGAACGGCTATTCGTTATCTTTTCGACACACTTGGTGCAGCACCGCAAGAACTGCGCGCCGTGGTCGCGGGCTTCGGCGAGCGCCGGATCGACGAGTATCGCGTCGGGTTCACGCGACGCGCCAGCAATGACGTGATCTATGGCGTCGTGTGGCCGCTCTACGGGCGCGAAAACGGCGACGTATCGATCGACAGCGCGACGCTCGAAGGCGAAGCACCGATCGAAGGGCCGCTCGAGGAGATCGTGAGTCTGCTGAAGGAATGCGGCGTAACCGATGTCCGCCGGCACGCGGGCCGCTTCGAGCCGGAATACTGTGACGACTGCGGTGTGCCGCTCTATGCGGATCCGCTCGGCGAGATCGTCCACGCGGAAATGCCGGAGGATGCGTCGCCCGCGCAACCGCACTTCCACTGAAGGTTACACCGCAGGTCCGCAGTGCCTGCTCGACGAAGCCGCTCCCGGTTCCAGCCGGGGCGGCTTTTTTCTCGTCCGCATTGCCCTCACTCGAAATTTCAGACTTCTCCTAAGCCTTTCGGCCAAGCAGACTTCGTGTAAGGTTTTTGTCATTATCCGATCCAACATATGCCAACGGCAGCTTAATGACTTACCTTACGGAGGTTGAATATGCGGTTCCTGGTGTTGAACTCAGACGCCGAACGGCGTGATGGATTGAAGGCGCTGCTGCGGCAGATCGACCGTCACGCCAGCATCAACGATGCGCCCGATGGTTTCCAGGCGCGCCGGCTGCTGCGCACCCAGCGCTTCGACCTCGTTGCCATCGACTGGCTGGACGTCGGCCACCTCTGCGAACTCCAAGCGCTCTGCAGCGCCTGCTCACCGACGCCCGCCGCAGTATTGATCGGCGAATCCACGCCGGAAGCCATCCAGCGCTTCTACAACTATGGCGTCGCGGGTGTGATCCCGCACTCCACGCGACCGCACCTGATCGTGCGGGCACTCGAAATGGTTCTACTCGGCGGCCATTACATCCCGCCCATCGCACTCAGTCTGCTTCCGTCCGCTGCCGCGCTTCGCCACGACGCCCATTTCCAGACGCTCGCCGGATCGCTGCCGCGCCGCACACCAAGCGGCCTCCTGTCGCCGAGACAGGCGCAGATCATGCGCTTCGTCCATATGGGCAGCACCAACAAGATGATCGCTCGCACGCTCGGTATCAGCGAAGGCACCGTAAAGATCCACCTCGCCAGCATCTTCCAGCAGCTGGGCGCGGCAAACCGCGCCGCCGCAGTCGCGATCTACAACGGGTGGCTGTCGCCGCATCTGGAGGTGTTGCTGGCGAACCGCGATCGTGCAAGCAGGCCCGTCATCGGCGAACGCGGCCCGGTTCCGCTGCGCACGCAACGGAACGACCGCCCATACCCGCTGCCCGCCGCGAACACCGGCACGCGGGATCTGCCGCTAGCGGCCGAACCGCCCGCGCGGTTTCGGCGCGAACGCTGATCGGACAGTATCGATATTGCGACGGTCGACATGCGCGTATTCCCACCTTTGATGCCCAACGAGTAATATGGACGCATGGGATTTCTTTTCACACCGCTTCCGTTCTGGGTTGGCATCGGTGGCTGGATCGCCGCCGTGGCGCTGCTCGCGCTCGCGCTCTGGAATCGTCCCTTCGTCCGCCTTCAGGACGCCACACTCCAGCACGTGTGGCTCGCGCTCGTCACCGCGATCACGGTGCTCTGGGCCTCGAATGCATGGCTCGACGACGGCATCGTCATGCACCTGCTCGGCGCGACGCTCCTGGTCACGCTATTCGACTGGACGCTTGCGCTGATCGCGATGGGTGCCGTCACGGCCATCGCCGCGATCGTCTTCGATGCGCCGTGGCAAGGCATCGGCGTCACCTATCTCATCTACGGCGCGCTACCGGTCGCCGTGTCTGCGTTGCTGCAACGCGCCGCGATCGCGTGGCTCCCGCACAATCTCGCGTCGTTCATCACCGGCCAGGGATTCCTGTCACCGGCCATCGCGATCATCGCAGTCGCCGCGGCCGCGGCCGGTGTCCAGCTCGCTCTCGCGGACGGCGTACCCGTCGTCATTCCCGCAGGCTATCTGCTGAACACCGCGCTGCTCGCGCTCGGCGAAGCGTGGTTCACGGGCATGGCCACCGCGCTCATCGCGGTCTATCGCCCGGCGTGGGTCACGACGTTCGACGTTCGGCGTTATCGCCTCGGCGGCCCCCGCGCCTGAACACGCCGGTCCCGGCGCGCTCGGCGCGCGTGACGAGCCGCTTGCGCAGCGCGGGAGAGTGCGACATCTACTGCCTCACAACTTTTTTACGCTAAGATTGAACTCCTGTTCTTCATCGGACATCTATACGTGCCCGATGTCTCATTCGCTCCTCACCAATAACCAGATGGACAGCTCACCTGCCTCGCTCCGGATCTTCCGGGCGTTCGGCAAGCTGGCAGCCTGTGTCGCGGGCCTGTCGCTTGCGCTTCCGGCACCGGTATTCGCCGACCTCCTCGACCAGCGCTCCGAACTGATCAACAAATTCGTCAACGAGATGCATGCTGATCCGATCGTCGCCGATTGTGCGGCGCACGGCAGCTTCATCGCCAGCACATCGACGGCCTTCGATCGCGTCGACTTCGCGCCGAACGCGTTCGAAAGCGGCAACGCGACGATCACGCCGTGGAACGATTCGTTCGATCAGGGCAAGCAGCGCGTGAAGGTCGACAACATCGTCACCGTGGACGGCCTCGGCGTCCACAGCGACGGCAGCGCCCCGACACCGCTGAAGTTTCGATGCGGCTATGTCGGGCAGCAAATGCTTGCGTTCAGCTGGAACGATCCGGTGCCGCCACTGAAGCCGCGTGTCGAGCGCCCGTCGTCGTCGTCGAAGAAGTTCAAGGGCAAGTCGCACCGCGGCAAAGTCAAGGCCAAGGCGTCCGGCCGCACCGGCAAGAAAGCCGTCGCAACGCAGAAATCAAGCGGCCAGAAGAAAGCCGTGAAGAAGAAAACCGCGAAGAAGTCCTGATCCGACGGAGCGCAACGACAAAAGCAAAAAGCCGGTGCATCGTGCGATGCGCCGGCTTTTTCATATCGGCGACGGTACGCTTACGCGAACTTCTCGACGTGCACCAGGATCGCCGCCAGCATCGCCGCGCCGAGCGCGGCGCTCCGCTCGCCGTTCCAGCCGACCCGCTCGTCCGGAAGGTTCGCGTTGTCCTTGAATGGCATCTCGAGCGTCAACGACAAGCAGCCGAACTGATGGCCGATGTACTTCGACGCAAGCTTGAGCGCGTCTTCCTTGTACTTGCTCGCCGCATAACCATGCTCGGTCTGGAAATCCGGGCTCGCCACCTTGAACGCATCGATGAATGCGGCCTGCTCCTTGCCCTGCTGCTCCGTGAAGCTCGGCAGCATTTCCGAACCCGCGACGAACACGTACGGCAGATCCTCGTCACCGTGAATGTCGAAGAACAAGTCGCAGCCGATCGCATGGATCGCGTCGCGCACGGCAAGCACTTCCGGGCTGCGCTCGGCATCGGGCGCCATCCACTCGCGGTTCAGGTTCGCGCCCGCCGCGTTGGTGCGCAGGTTGCCGTGCACGCTGCCGTCCGGATTCATGTTCGGGACGATGTAGAACGTCGCGCAATCGTACAGCTTGCGCGCCACCGGATCGCCTGCCCAGTCGCCCCATCCGGCCAGTCGCTTGACAAGCCCCTCGACGAACCACTCGGCCATCGTCTCGCCCGGGTGCTGGCGCGCGATGATCCATACCTTCTTCTTCGGTGCGCCGTCGACCTCCGGCGTACCGAGCGTCAGCAGCGACATCGGACGGCCTTCGACGGTACGGCCGAGCTCTGCGACGCTCGCCTGCGGCAATTGCTGGACCGCGCCGAGGAACGCCGCATGGCGCTCTTCCGAGTATGGCTCGAAATACGCGTAGTAGATGCTGTCGAACTCGGGCGTATGGTCGATGGTCATCGTCTTGCCGTCGAACGTCGTCGGCACGCGGAACCAGTCGACCCGGTCGTAGCTCGCGACCGCGCTGTAGTTACGCCATCCCGATGGATACGCACATTCGGCCGCATTCTCGAACGACATCACGCACCGCTCACCGCGGGCGCCTGTCAGCCGGAAGTAGAACCATTGAGCGAATTCCGAACGGTTGTCGCCACGTACGCGCAGCCGGATCGCGTCGGGGCTGTCGCACGACACGACGTCGATGGCGCCTGCGTCGAAATTGCTGGTGATCGAAAGGGTCATCTATCTCTCCAGTGTCGACCGGAGTTTGTGCTTCAGCACTCACTCCGGTCCCATGCAAGGCTGACGACCGGAGCCGGCGGTTTGCCGCGTGTCCAGCCTCATGCATGTGCCGGCCGTCTCGTGAACGGCCGGCTTGGTCACTCGCCGATTCGCCGGCGATATACGTAAGTCGAATCGTTCGACGCGGCGGCATCGAACGCGTAGTCTTCCACCGCGAAATCCTTCAGCGCCGCCGGTTCGGCGATGCGGTTCTCGACGATGTAGCGCGCCATCAGGCCACGGGCGCGCTTCGCATGGAAGCTGATGATCTTGTAGCGGCCGCCCTTCCAGTCCTCGAACACCGGAGTGACGATCGGCGCGGCCAGCAGTTTCGGCTTGACCGACTTGAAGTACTCGGTCGACGCGCAGTTGACCAGCACGCGCGCCGCGCCACTACGCGTCTCGAGCTGCTCGTTCAGCGCCCGCGTGATCCGGTCGCCCCAGAATGCATACAGATCCTTGCCGCGCGCGTTCGCGAAACGGGTACCCATCTCGAGCCGGTACGGTTGCAGCAGGTCGAGCGGACGCAGCAGCCCGTACAGGCCCGACAGCACGCGCACGTGCTGCTGCGCATAGTCGAGATCGGCCGCCGATAGCGATTTGGCATCGAACCCTTCGTACACGTCGCCGTTGAACGCGAGCACCGCCTGCTTCGCGTTGGCCGTCGTGAAAGTCGGCGACCAGTCTGCATAGCGCTGGAAGTTCAGCCGCGCGAGCGGGTCGGAGATGTCCATCAGCGTCGAGATGTCCTGCGGCGACAACTTGCGCAGGCTGTCGATCAGTTCCGCCGCATCGTCGACGAATGCAGGCTTCGTGTAAGACGGCACGTGGGCGGGCGTTTCGTAGTCGAGGGATTTGGCTGGGGAGAGAACGATTATCATAGAGGCTCGCTGGCACGCCGTGCCTTGCGGTCAGACGAAAACCACCGATTGTAACGAATGACCCGCTCCCTCGCCCCGCATGCCGCACATCGCGTCGTACTCGACTCGAACGTCTGGATCGACATACTCGTATTCGACGACCCCGCCACACGCCCGATCCGTGCAGCGCTCGAACGCGGCGCGCTGGCCGCCGTAATCGACGGCCGCTGCCTGAACGAACTCGAGCTCGTGCTCGACTATCCGCAGTTTCAGGCGCGCGCGATCGACAAGGCCGAAGCGCTCGCGACAGTCGCGCGTTTGACAAGCCTTGTCGAGCCGCCGCCCATGGATGCCTGCGCGCCGCCCCTGCCGAAGTGCAAGGACCGCGACGACCAGAAGTTTCTCGAGCTCGCGCGCGCGGCGCAGGCCGACTGGCTCGTGTCGAAGGACCGCGCGCTGCTCAAGCTCGCGAAGCGCACCGCGCGCGACTTCGGCTTCCGGATCGCGCAACCCGCGCCGTTTACGGAAGCCTGCGCGCTCGGCGCCGCGTTGGCCACCATTTCCACGCCGGCCTGACGGGCCCGGCGCTACCCGCTTGCGACCGTACCGATGAACGCTCCTTCCGACATGCCTACGACTCCTGTTTTCCCCTCGCGCCTGCCGAACGTCGGCACGACGATCTTCACGGTCATGAGTGCGCTCGCCGCCGAGAAAGGCGCCGTGAACCTTGGCCAGGGCTTCCCGGATTTCGACTGCGACCCGCGCATCGTCGACGCGGTCGCGGCCGCGATGCGCAATGGTCACAACCAGTATCCGCCGATGGCCGGCGTCGCGCCGCTGCGCGATGCGATCGCCGACAAGATCACTCGGGTCTACGGCCGACGCTACGATCCGGCCACCGAGATCACGGTCACGGCCGGCGCGACGCAGGCCTTGCTGACGGCGATCCTGTGCGCGGTCCATCCGGGTGACGAAGTGATCGTCGTCGAACCGACCTACGACAGCTATCTGCCGTCGATCGAGCTCGCCGGCGGCAAGCCCGTGTTCGTCACGCTGGAAGCGCCCGACTATACGATTCCGTTCGATCGCCTGGCCGCCGCGATCACGCCGAAAACGCGGATGATCATGATCAACACGCCGCACAACCCGACCGGCACCGTGTGGCGCGAGGCCGACATGCACAAGCTCGAGGAGATCGTGCGCGGCACCAACGTGCTGATCCTGTCGGATGAAGTGTACGAACACATGGTCTACGACGGCGCGCGGCATGAAAGCGTTGCGCGCTATCCGGAACTGGCCGCGCGCAGCTTCATCGTGTCGAGCTTCGGGAAGACCTACCATGTGACGGGCTGGAAGGTCGGCTATGTCGCGGCGCCTGCCGCACTGACCGCGGAGTTCCGCAAGGTCCATCAGTTCAACGTGTTCACGGTGAACACGCCGATGCAGATCGGGCTCGCCGACTACCTGCGCGATCCGGCACCGTACCTGACACTGCCCGACTTTTATCAGAAGAAGCGCGACTTCTTCCGAGCCGGCCTCGAGCGCACGCGCTTCAAGCTGCTGCCGTGCCCCGGCACGTACTTCCAGTGCGTCGACTATTCGGCGATCAGCGATTTGCCCGAAGCGGAATTCTCGAAGTGGCTCACGTCGGAGATCGGCGTGGCGGCGATTCCGGTGTCGGCGTTTTATCACGAGCCGCACGAATCGGGCATCGTGCGCTTCTGCTTCGCGAAACAGGAAAGCACGCTCGCATCTGCACTCGAACGGCTCGCACGCCTGTAACTCCTGCATGGACGGCCGGACGCGGTACGGCACCGCGCCCGCGTCGCGCTTACGAACGTGCGGCGCTCGTCGCCTCGACGTAGGCCTTGCGATCCGCCGCCACGCGTTGCGCGGCCGGCCGCTCGCCGACCAGTTTCGCGTGCGCCTTCCAGTCGATGCCGGCATCGAGCAAGAAATCGCGTCCGAAGATGGCCTTCGTCGCCATGCCGATCACCGGCAGATGGATCGCCGCGGCAATGTCCGCAAGGCTGAACGTGTCGCCGAGCACGTAAGGCGAGAACTGCGTCATCCGCTTGAACGCATCGATCGCGCGCGGCAGGCGCTTTTCGACGTGCGCCTTCATCCCGTCGCTGACCTTGCCGCCGAAAAACGCCTCCGTATAGACCTCGCGCGCGGTCCATTCGAGATACAGCTCAAGCGTCTCGATGAGTTCGCGCACCTTCGCGGCAGCGAACGGTCCGGCCGGAAAAATGGCCTTGTCGGGATAACGCGCCGCCAGATACTCGATGATCACCTGGGACTCGAACAGCGCGCCCTCTTCCGTCTTCAGGAACGGAATCTTACCGAGCGGCGAATCGGCGAGCAGTGCCGGATCACTGATCGGCAGGCTGCATGCCGATTCCTCGAACGGGATGTCATGTTCGAGCAGGACGAACTTCACCTTGTTGTAATAGTTGGACAACGGAATACCGCATAGCTGTAGCATCGGAGTCTCCTTCGTTGCTGAAACGCGGCCAAGGTGACACCGGCCGCATCGGGATGCGTCGCGCTGAAAAGCACGTTCGTGCTAGTCTAAAGCAGTTTCGCACCCGTCACGACAACAATGCATCCGCTGCGGCAGCACCCTCACGGGTATGCGCAGGCGTCCGCGTAGCATGCGGTGCCGCAGCCTCGCCATCCGATGGAGACACACTCGCATGAGTGCTGAACTGCTGGCCTCGCGTCCGCCCGCGAGCGAATCGACGCTCGTCCTCACGCTGTCCAATCCAGGCGCGCGCAACGCGCTGCACCCCGACATGTATGCGGCCGGCGTCGAAGCGCTCGCCACCGCCGAGCGCGACCCGGCCATTCGCGCGATCGTGCTCACCGGTGCCGA
The sequence above is a segment of the Burkholderia diffusa genome. Coding sequences within it:
- a CDS encoding LuxR C-terminal-related transcriptional regulator, with protein sequence MRFLVLNSDAERRDGLKALLRQIDRHASINDAPDGFQARRLLRTQRFDLVAIDWLDVGHLCELQALCSACSPTPAAVLIGESTPEAIQRFYNYGVAGVIPHSTRPHLIVRALEMVLLGGHYIPPIALSLLPSAAALRHDAHFQTLAGSLPRRTPSGLLSPRQAQIMRFVHMGSTNKMIARTLGISEGTVKIHLASIFQQLGAANRAAAVAIYNGWLSPHLEVLLANRDRASRPVIGERGPVPLRTQRNDRPYPLPAANTGTRDLPLAAEPPARFRRER
- a CDS encoding DUF2863 family protein, which gives rise to MRQRIAKRLPPDADKLVGLSLALFASGSRIEDRFWEAKLDALLAKIVRNGNQTTLDAALDHLQQNHPDAYGALADMAETHSESMVIEHDGQPYDALLVAVPVLAWTRYMIPSGPLKGDVADALRTHLQAHVLASGTLVGLAPFLYSIDQLPRHHVETYRLAQQLAHAALGQHAAKLGFGDLPETSPILADPRFLLAVVAAPAGAPLFRWQEEEHGNRIERGQCLEQWAAQGGPNLSVALPGCEFECLLPDAYYSACRDADERIRPHTVRTAIRYLFDTLGAAPQELRAVVAGFGERRIDEYRVGFTRRASNDVIYGVVWPLYGRENGDVSIDSATLEGEAPIEGPLEEIVSLLKECGVTDVRRHAGRFEPEYCDDCGVPLYADPLGEIVHAEMPEDASPAQPHFH
- a CDS encoding pyridoxal phosphate-dependent aminotransferase, with product MNAPSDMPTTPVFPSRLPNVGTTIFTVMSALAAEKGAVNLGQGFPDFDCDPRIVDAVAAAMRNGHNQYPPMAGVAPLRDAIADKITRVYGRRYDPATEITVTAGATQALLTAILCAVHPGDEVIVVEPTYDSYLPSIELAGGKPVFVTLEAPDYTIPFDRLAAAITPKTRMIMINTPHNPTGTVWREADMHKLEEIVRGTNVLILSDEVYEHMVYDGARHESVARYPELAARSFIVSSFGKTYHVTGWKVGYVAAPAALTAEFRKVHQFNVFTVNTPMQIGLADYLRDPAPYLTLPDFYQKKRDFFRAGLERTRFKLLPCPGTYFQCVDYSAISDLPEAEFSKWLTSEIGVAAIPVSAFYHEPHESGIVRFCFAKQESTLASALERLARL
- a CDS encoding putative toxin-antitoxin system toxin component, PIN family, with amino-acid sequence MTRSLAPHAAHRVVLDSNVWIDILVFDDPATRPIRAALERGALAAVIDGRCLNELELVLDYPQFQARAIDKAEALATVARLTSLVEPPPMDACAPPLPKCKDRDDQKFLELARAAQADWLVSKDRALLKLAKRTARDFGFRIAQPAPFTEACALGAALATISTPA
- the yaaA gene encoding peroxide stress protein YaaA, with the protein product MIIVLSPAKSLDYETPAHVPSYTKPAFVDDAAELIDSLRKLSPQDISTLMDISDPLARLNFQRYADWSPTFTTANAKQAVLAFNGDVYEGFDAKSLSAADLDYAQQHVRVLSGLYGLLRPLDLLQPYRLEMGTRFANARGKDLYAFWGDRITRALNEQLETRSGAARVLVNCASTEYFKSVKPKLLAAPIVTPVFEDWKGGRYKIISFHAKRARGLMARYIVENRIAEPAALKDFAVEDYAFDAAASNDSTYVYRRRIGE
- a CDS encoding energy-coupling factor ABC transporter permease; protein product: MGFLFTPLPFWVGIGGWIAAVALLALALWNRPFVRLQDATLQHVWLALVTAITVLWASNAWLDDGIVMHLLGATLLVTLFDWTLALIAMGAVTAIAAIVFDAPWQGIGVTYLIYGALPVAVSALLQRAAIAWLPHNLASFITGQGFLSPAIAIIAVAAAAAGVQLALADGVPVVIPAGYLLNTALLALGEAWFTGMATALIAVYRPAWVTTFDVRRYRLGGPRA
- a CDS encoding M14 family metallopeptidase, whose translation is MTLSITSNFDAGAIDVVSCDSPDAIRLRVRGDNRSEFAQWFYFRLTGARGERCVMSFENAAECAYPSGWRNYSAVASYDRVDWFRVPTTFDGKTMTIDHTPEFDSIYYAYFEPYSEERHAAFLGAVQQLPQASVAELGRTVEGRPMSLLTLGTPEVDGAPKKKVWIIARQHPGETMAEWFVEGLVKRLAGWGDWAGDPVARKLYDCATFYIVPNMNPDGSVHGNLRTNAAGANLNREWMAPDAERSPEVLAVRDAIHAIGCDLFFDIHGDEDLPYVFVAGSEMLPSFTEQQGKEQAAFIDAFKVASPDFQTEHGYAASKYKEDALKLASKYIGHQFGCLSLTLEMPFKDNANLPDERVGWNGERSAALGAAMLAAILVHVEKFA
- a CDS encoding glutathione S-transferase; translation: MLQLCGIPLSNYYNKVKFVLLEHDIPFEESACSLPISDPALLADSPLGKIPFLKTEEGALFESQVIIEYLAARYPDKAIFPAGPFAAAKVRELIETLELYLEWTAREVYTEAFFGGKVSDGMKAHVEKRLPRAIDAFKRMTQFSPYVLGDTFSLADIAAAIHLPVIGMATKAIFGRDFLLDAGIDWKAHAKLVGERPAAQRVAADRKAYVEATSAARS
- a CDS encoding BspC domain-containing protein, with the translated sequence MSHSLLTNNQMDSSPASLRIFRAFGKLAACVAGLSLALPAPVFADLLDQRSELINKFVNEMHADPIVADCAAHGSFIASTSTAFDRVDFAPNAFESGNATITPWNDSFDQGKQRVKVDNIVTVDGLGVHSDGSAPTPLKFRCGYVGQQMLAFSWNDPVPPLKPRVERPSSSSKKFKGKSHRGKVKAKASGRTGKKAVATQKSSGQKKAVKKKTAKKS